The Verrucomicrobium spinosum DSM 4136 = JCM 18804 DNA segment CCGATTTCGGGTGGCAGCGCCTGCCAGAACTCCGGCAGAGCGTTCCCCTGGTGGTACTGCACCAGGCCAAACTGGCGTGGATCCGTGAAAATCAGCGCTCGATCGCGCAGGTGGAGCACGAGGTGGTCATGCTTGGCGGCTTCATAGGGCTGCGGTGCCACCCGCGTCTCCCCGGTCATGCCCAGGTGCACCGCCAGCCATTGCCCCCGGCTGAACTTGAACAACATCTGCTTCCCGTGGGTCAGTATCTCCTTGAGCGCCGCTCCGTTCAGCCCCTCCTCCAGCTCCCCGGTGTCACAGCCGCGAAAGACACGCGATTTTGCGTGCAGTTCCACCCTGCTGACCGGCTTGCCCTTCCCAGCCGCCCACTGCTTCGCGTAATAATAGACTTCTGCCAGTTCCGGCATGTTGACCTCCCGTTGCAAGCCCAGCTTCCACTTTGGGCTCAAGCCTCACCTTGACACGGGTCCCCTGAAGCACAAGCGCCCAGTCCCAGTCCCGCTCCTGCGCGGGTGGGCACGAAACATTCCCCCTGCCGGGAACGTTCTCCTCTGAAGCCCTTTTTGATCCGCCCCCGGCATGCCGTTCCGTCTGCTCCAAGCCCTGCCCTCCGCGCTTGCCCTTGCACCTCTGCTGGGTTGCGGCGCGCTTGTGGCTGGAGAGATCTCCTACACGAATGACGTGCAAGCGGTGATCGCCAAGGCGGGCTGCAATCTGGGCACCTGCCACGGCAACGCCACAGGAAAGGGCGGCTTCAAGATGTCGCTCCGGGGCGATGATTTGGACTACGACTACGCCGCGCTCATCCAGGACGTGAGCGGTCGGCGGGTGAACCTCTTTGACCCTGATCGCAGCCTGCTGCTGCTCAAGGCCACCCAGGCCCTCGCGCACGAGGGCGGCAAACGCTTTGCCAAAGACTCCTGGGAATACCGCACCCTCCGCGACTGGATTGCCCAAGGGGCCACTCGGAATCAACCCGGCGAACGCAAGCTCATCAAGCTGGACGTCACGCCGCAGGAGCAGATCCTGGTGGAGCCCGCTGCCGAAGTGCAGCTCAAGGCGACCGCCACCTTCTCTGACGGGTCGCAAGAGGACGTCACTTCTCAAGCCGTGTATGAGCCTGCCCAAGTGGGCCTGATTCAGATCACACCCGGAGGCAAAATCACCAAACTGCAGAATGGCGAGCCCACCCTCATCGTCCGCTATCTGAACAAGCAGCAACCGGTACGGCTGGCCTTTGTGGCCGCCAGACCGGACTTTGAGTGGACGCCGACGCAGCAGAACAACTACGTGGACCGCCACGTTTTTGCCAAACTGGAGTCCCTGCGCATGACCCCTTCCCCTCTGGGATCGGACGAAGTCTTTGTGCGTCGCGCCTACCTGGATCTTTGCGGTATCCCACCCACAGGAGAAGAGGCACGTCGCTTTGTGGCGGATCAGGCACCCGACAAGCGCGAGCGCTTGGTGGACCGGCTCATGGCGAGCCAGGAGTTCGCCGATTTTTGGACGCTGAAATGGGCCGACTCCCTCCGCGTCGAGTCCCGCACGATGGACAAGCGCGGCATGACCGCCTTCCACCAGTGGATTCGGCACGCCGTGGCCACCAACGTCCCCGTAAACCAGTTTGCGCGAACCATTCTGGTCGCCCAAGGCAGCACCTATGACGTGCCGGAGGCAAACTTCTACCGTGCCATGCGCGAGCCCAATGCCCGGGCAGAAGGCATCGCCCGCGTCTTTCTGGGCACCCGGCTGCAGTGCGCCCAGTGTCACAACCACCCCTTTGACCGCTGGACACAGGATGACTACTTCCAGTGGAGTGCCGTCTTTGGTCGCGTGGACTACAAGGTGCTGGAGAACAAGGGCGTGGACAAGAATGACAAACACGCCTTCAACGGTGAGCAGGTCGTGGAGCTGATGAAGGAGGTGAAGTTCACCAACCCTCGCACTGGGGAGAAACTGAAGCCGAAG contains these protein-coding regions:
- a CDS encoding Fpg/Nei family DNA glycosylase; this encodes MSPKWKLGLQREVNMPELAEVYYYAKQWAAGKGKPVSRVELHAKSRVFRGCDTGELEEGLNGAALKEILTHGKQMLFKFSRGQWLAVHLGMTGETRVAPQPYEAAKHDHLVLHLRDRALIFTDPRQFGLVQYHQGNALPEFWQALPPEIGSDAFTTALLTGVLQRHARVPLKMLLLDQRYFPGVGNWMADEIMWQMKLPPATPSGSLTGKQVTALHRTVKKVCKGAMDTVGVDWSDPPQDWLFRYRWEDGHVCPRCQAELVRESLRGRTACWCPVCQKRN
- a CDS encoding DUF1549 and DUF1553 domain-containing protein is translated as MPFRLLQALPSALALAPLLGCGALVAGEISYTNDVQAVIAKAGCNLGTCHGNATGKGGFKMSLRGDDLDYDYAALIQDVSGRRVNLFDPDRSLLLLKATQALAHEGGKRFAKDSWEYRTLRDWIAQGATRNQPGERKLIKLDVTPQEQILVEPAAEVQLKATATFSDGSQEDVTSQAVYEPAQVGLIQITPGGKITKLQNGEPTLIVRYLNKQQPVRLAFVAARPDFEWTPTQQNNYVDRHVFAKLESLRMTPSPLGSDEVFVRRAYLDLCGIPPTGEEARRFVADQAPDKRERLVDRLMASQEFADFWTLKWADSLRVESRTMDKRGMTAFHQWIRHAVATNVPVNQFARTILVAQGSTYDVPEANFYRAMREPNARAEGIARVFLGTRLQCAQCHNHPFDRWTQDDYFQWSAVFGRVDYKVLENKGVDKNDKHAFNGEQVVELMKEVKFTNPRTGEKLKPKLLGAAELDAQTLSAKNDLKAAADWITNPANALFAEAQVNRIWAHLMGRGLVDPVDDFRATNPPTHPELLKQLAREFVDSGYDLRQIVRRIMTSRTYQLTSEPNATNKDDQQNYSHALVRRLGAEQLFDSLHQFAGITPEFRGWGPEITRAVQRPGPTNGRKRDTVGGDSEQLLAQFGQPPRLLACECERTDETTMGQAFTLISGPKVNELLKRRGNALSRLMDSKAPPEEQVDTLFWNALSRAPSPEEHTTLAKLLSQSSDKRATLEDLAWTLVNAKEFVLRR